Proteins encoded together in one Hymenobacter monticola window:
- the aroQ gene encoding type II 3-dehydroquinate dehydratase — MDILIINGPNLNLLGRREPGIYGTRSFEDFFPELEEAFPDHTLTQFQSNHEGALIDKLHEVGFTHHGIVLNAGGYTHTSVALADAVAAIATPVVEVHLSNLHAREEFRQKSLLGRHCAGSISGFGLESYRLAVQWFVNQQPKRVGFRV, encoded by the coding sequence ATGGACATTCTAATAATAAACGGCCCCAACCTCAACCTGCTCGGCCGCCGGGAGCCCGGCATTTACGGCACCCGCTCGTTCGAAGACTTTTTTCCGGAGCTGGAAGAAGCCTTCCCCGACCATACGCTCACGCAGTTTCAGAGCAACCACGAGGGCGCGCTCATCGACAAGCTGCACGAAGTGGGGTTCACGCACCACGGCATCGTGCTCAACGCCGGCGGCTACACCCACACCAGCGTGGCGCTGGCCGATGCCGTGGCCGCCATTGCCACGCCCGTGGTGGAAGTGCACCTGAGCAACCTGCACGCCCGCGAGGAATTCCGCCAGAAAAGCCTGCTGGGGCGGCACTGCGCGGGCAGCATCAGCGGCTTCGGGCTCGAAAGCTACCGGCTGGCGGTGCAGTGGTTTGTGAACCAGCAGCCCAAGCGCGTGGGGTTCCGGGTGTGA
- a CDS encoding M36 family metallopeptidase translates to MLPIFRAAFPHRFLLCAALVAGGAPLAAQPTFPVPATATSPEAARAVEYVRAHAHDLGLSAADLADLAVTGAYADAHNGLSHAFLVQRIGGHDVLGTEVGLHFRPNQVLLSRTGFFVKDLRAAIAKLPQPAVVAEAARNAALQHLRQPAAGAPLPAELVYRRLPNGTLAQSWQVRVRPAQGPDAWTVLVDAATGRVLKARNQVIREPKGRAASFRPATTAPVAPQWQPAVANGYRVYASPLESPLHGVSTLAVSPADAVASPFGWHDTNGAAGAEYTTARGNNTHVYTPVGTHVVTPGFSPDGGANLEFDFPHNAALSAQANQPAALTNLFYWTNLMHDLSQRYGFTEASGNFQATNYSGLGVGGDYIHAELGEVYSEGYFNTTPDGAVTSNSYPAIVLGIWQQALPNALTVAGTGPAAGSYAAMPLTNGRALPRTTPITGALVLADDGSLNPTGGCEPAWVNAAQVRGNIAVADFDYDCDFIEKLRGAQLAGARALVLVHSLDFLSHIEIDPADTVGLRVPLVMVTRTDGQRLKAAMSAGTPVTASLLGTTAPPDRNGGFDNGIIAHEYAHGITTRLTGGPAGATACLDNEEQMGEGWSDFFELWMTTRPGDVGTTARGIGTYVLGQPTTGPGIRPVPYSTDMAVNATTYAYIGHTVNDVNYGYDDFNYPYDSHYIGLVWCSVLWDLNWAMIQRYGYDANLSTGSGGNNKTMQLVMDGLKLQPCSPGFLDARDAILAADRATFGGANQALIWQVFARRGMGSNAVQGSSDNLLDNTAGFLAPSGLATAEAQADGAGLTLYPNPTRAQLTLRLAAGAGTAPVQIAVQSVLGQVMQTRTLTAAAATAGATLDLHGLTPGLYLVRVTSGASSYTRRVVVQP, encoded by the coding sequence ATGCTACCAATTTTCCGCGCTGCCTTCCCCCACCGCTTCCTGCTTTGCGCGGCCCTAGTGGCCGGCGGCGCCCCCTTAGCGGCTCAACCTACTTTCCCTGTTCCGGCCACCGCAACTTCGCCCGAGGCCGCCCGGGCCGTGGAATATGTGCGTGCCCACGCCCACGACCTGGGTCTGAGTGCCGCCGACCTCGCCGACCTGGCCGTGACCGGCGCCTACGCCGACGCGCACAACGGCCTCAGCCACGCGTTTCTGGTCCAGCGCATTGGCGGGCACGACGTGCTGGGCACCGAAGTTGGCCTGCACTTTCGTCCTAACCAAGTCTTGCTGAGCCGCACGGGCTTTTTTGTGAAAGACCTGCGGGCGGCCATTGCCAAGTTGCCCCAGCCGGCGGTGGTCGCCGAAGCAGCCCGTAACGCGGCCCTGCAGCACCTGCGCCAGCCGGCGGCAGGCGCCCCTCTACCCGCCGAGCTGGTGTACCGCCGCCTGCCTAATGGCACGCTGGCGCAGTCCTGGCAGGTGCGGGTGCGCCCCGCCCAGGGCCCCGACGCCTGGACGGTATTGGTGGATGCCGCCACTGGCCGGGTGCTTAAGGCCCGCAACCAAGTCATTCGGGAGCCGAAAGGACGTGCGGCCTCTTTCCGGCCGGCTACTACCGCCCCCGTGGCGCCGCAGTGGCAGCCTGCCGTAGCCAACGGCTACCGGGTATACGCCTCGCCGCTGGAAAGCCCGCTGCATGGGGTCTCCACGCTGGCCGTGAGCCCGGCCGATGCGGTGGCCTCGCCTTTTGGCTGGCACGACACCAACGGCGCGGCCGGCGCGGAATACACCACGGCCCGCGGCAACAACACCCACGTGTACACACCAGTTGGGACGCACGTGGTCACGCCGGGCTTCTCACCCGATGGCGGCGCTAACCTGGAGTTCGACTTCCCGCATAATGCGGCGCTGTCGGCCCAGGCCAATCAGCCGGCGGCCCTCACCAACCTGTTTTACTGGACCAACCTGATGCACGACCTGAGCCAGCGCTATGGCTTCACGGAGGCCAGCGGGAATTTTCAGGCCACCAACTACTCCGGCTTGGGCGTGGGCGGCGACTACATCCACGCCGAGCTTGGGGAAGTTTACAGCGAAGGTTATTTCAATACCACGCCCGACGGGGCCGTGACGTCTAACTCCTACCCCGCCATCGTGCTGGGCATCTGGCAGCAGGCGCTGCCCAACGCCCTCACGGTGGCAGGCACGGGCCCGGCGGCGGGCAGCTACGCGGCCATGCCGCTCACCAACGGGCGGGCCCTGCCGCGCACCACCCCCATAACGGGCGCGCTGGTGCTGGCCGATGACGGCTCCCTCAACCCCACCGGCGGCTGTGAGCCGGCGTGGGTGAATGCGGCGCAGGTGCGCGGCAACATCGCCGTGGCCGATTTTGACTACGACTGCGACTTCATCGAGAAGCTGCGCGGCGCCCAGCTGGCCGGCGCCCGGGCCTTGGTGCTCGTGCACAGCCTCGATTTTCTCTCGCACATCGAAATCGACCCTGCCGACACGGTGGGCCTGCGCGTGCCGCTGGTGATGGTGACCCGCACCGACGGGCAGCGCCTGAAAGCAGCCATGAGCGCGGGCACGCCCGTGACCGCCTCGCTGCTAGGCACCACCGCGCCGCCCGACCGCAACGGCGGCTTCGACAACGGCATAATTGCCCACGAGTACGCCCACGGCATCACCACGCGCCTGACCGGCGGACCGGCCGGCGCCACCGCCTGCCTCGACAACGAGGAACAGATGGGCGAGGGCTGGAGTGACTTTTTTGAGCTGTGGATGACAACCCGCCCCGGCGACGTAGGCACCACGGCCCGCGGCATCGGCACCTACGTGCTGGGCCAGCCCACCACCGGCCCCGGCATCCGCCCGGTCCCCTACTCTACCGACATGGCGGTGAACGCCACGACTTATGCTTACATCGGCCACACCGTGAACGACGTGAACTACGGTTATGACGACTTTAACTACCCCTACGATTCGCACTACATTGGCCTGGTGTGGTGCTCGGTGCTGTGGGACCTGAACTGGGCCATGATTCAGCGCTACGGCTACGACGCCAACCTGAGCACGGGCTCCGGCGGCAACAACAAAACCATGCAGCTGGTGATGGATGGCTTGAAGCTGCAGCCCTGCAGCCCCGGCTTCCTGGACGCCCGCGATGCCATTTTGGCCGCCGACCGCGCCACCTTCGGCGGGGCCAACCAAGCGCTGATTTGGCAGGTGTTTGCCCGCCGCGGCATGGGCTCGAACGCCGTGCAGGGCAGCAGCGACAACCTGCTCGACAACACGGCCGGCTTTCTGGCGCCTTCCGGTCTGGCCACCGCCGAGGCCCAGGCCGACGGTGCGGGCCTGACCCTCTACCCCAACCCCACCCGCGCACAGCTCACCCTGCGCCTGGCGGCAGGGGCCGGCACTGCGCCGGTGCAGATAGCTGTGCAGTCGGTACTGGGCCAAGTGATGCAGACGCGCACCTTGACGGCCGCAGCTGCCACCGCCGGCGCCACGCTCGACCTCCACGGCCTCACGCCCGGCCTCTACCTGGTGCGCGTGACTTCCGGGGCCAGCAGCTACACGCGCCGGGTGGTGGTGCAGCCCTGA
- the xerD gene encoding site-specific tyrosine recombinase XerD, whose protein sequence is MTWPQALKQFDGYLRLEKSLSPNSVEAYVRDAAKLQQFLAMQKLPIGPLQVSTEVLREFLATLQGLGLGATSQARTLSGLKAFFSFLIMEDLLKLDPTDTLEAPKTGRHLPDTLSYPEVEQLLAAIDLSTDEGLRARALLEVLYSSGLRVSELCDLRLSNVYADEGFMKVVGKGNKERLVPVGREALKHLNFYLSGVRGHLDLKPGAEDFVFLSQRGRPLSRITVFTTLKKLAEQAGLRKTISPHTLRHSFATHLIEGGADLRAVQEMLGHASITTTEIYTHLDRDFLRQVITEFHPRS, encoded by the coding sequence ATGACCTGGCCTCAAGCCCTGAAACAGTTCGACGGCTACCTGCGCCTCGAAAAATCCCTCTCGCCCAACTCCGTGGAGGCCTACGTGCGCGATGCCGCCAAGCTGCAGCAGTTTCTCGCAATGCAGAAGCTGCCCATCGGCCCACTGCAAGTCAGCACCGAGGTGCTGCGCGAGTTTCTGGCCACGCTGCAAGGGCTGGGCCTGGGCGCCACCTCGCAGGCCCGCACGCTATCGGGCCTCAAGGCCTTCTTCAGCTTCCTCATCATGGAAGACCTGCTGAAGCTCGACCCCACCGATACCCTGGAAGCCCCCAAAACCGGCCGCCACCTGCCCGACACCCTCAGCTACCCCGAAGTGGAGCAGTTGCTCGCCGCTATCGACTTAAGCACCGACGAGGGCCTGCGTGCCCGCGCCCTGCTGGAGGTGCTGTACTCCTCGGGCCTGCGCGTGAGCGAACTGTGCGACCTGCGCCTGAGCAACGTGTATGCTGACGAGGGCTTTATGAAAGTGGTGGGCAAGGGCAACAAGGAGCGCCTCGTGCCCGTCGGCCGCGAAGCCCTCAAGCACCTCAACTTCTACCTCAGCGGCGTGCGCGGCCACCTCGACCTCAAGCCCGGGGCCGAAGACTTCGTATTTCTGAGCCAGCGCGGCCGGCCGCTCTCGCGCATCACCGTCTTCACCACCCTCAAGAAGCTGGCCGAGCAGGCGGGCCTGCGCAAAACCATCAGCCCGCACACGTTGCGCCATTCCTTCGCCACCCACCTGATAGAAGGCGGCGCCGACCTGCGCGCCGTGCAGGAAATGCTGGGTCACGCCAGCATCACCACCACGGAGATTTATACGCATTTGGACCGTGACTTCCTGCGGCAGGTGATTACCGAGTTTCATCCGCGCAGCTAG